In the genome of Pseudomonas sp. P5_109, one region contains:
- a CDS encoding purine-cytosine permease family protein produces MNTNAKSATSVSSLDEKSVVEAHSIDFIPESERTDKLSSQGPFWFLGNFTFFTMTIGFVGPSVGLTALWTTLAGTLGIMFGTLFMAFHGSQGPHLGLPQMIQSRAQFGYRGVILVLLATLFVFAGFNIVNLVLMMQGLHTLFGFNPAVIAVAVTIPAAVLAILGHDWMHRSFKWALFLSLPLYGLVTMAVVMGWVPDAVLPALAEGEVAREPLGFNWTGFIAQFAAAASYNIAYAPYVSDYSRYLPKNTSSGKLIAVVFLGASLSGAWMISVGGWLADHLHSTDVLVALGQVGNTVSPLVGTAVVVVTILAFLPVIAMNIYSAKLTTLTCVDSIKHIEPTRRARILAIGFVILLQLGVALSIQSSGKGLSVLGIYLVVMLYFLVPWTSVNLTDYFFVRKGRYAIPHFFMPHGNIYGSWGLRGIAAYAIGFISMIPFFYIFDGVEQREVYVGPLAKALGSIDIAWLVGLIVSGLAYYWLSRSIDLKQEEVVIQQIEKNSPQYTTGDTLTHKQQPLPVFTESTVGR; encoded by the coding sequence ATGAACACTAACGCCAAGTCCGCCACGAGCGTGTCCAGCCTCGACGAAAAATCCGTCGTCGAGGCGCATTCGATCGACTTCATCCCCGAGAGCGAGCGCACCGACAAACTGTCGAGCCAGGGCCCGTTCTGGTTCCTCGGCAATTTCACCTTCTTCACCATGACCATCGGCTTCGTCGGCCCGAGCGTCGGCCTGACCGCGCTGTGGACCACCCTGGCCGGCACGCTGGGCATCATGTTCGGCACGCTGTTCATGGCATTTCACGGCTCCCAGGGCCCGCACCTTGGCCTGCCGCAGATGATCCAGTCCCGTGCGCAGTTCGGTTATCGCGGGGTGATCCTGGTGCTGCTGGCGACGCTGTTCGTGTTCGCCGGCTTCAACATCGTCAACCTGGTGTTGATGATGCAGGGGCTGCACACGTTGTTCGGCTTCAACCCCGCGGTGATCGCGGTGGCGGTGACCATACCGGCGGCGGTGCTGGCGATTCTCGGCCATGACTGGATGCACCGCAGCTTCAAATGGGCGCTGTTCCTGTCGTTGCCGCTGTATGGCCTGGTGACCATGGCGGTGGTGATGGGCTGGGTGCCGGATGCAGTGCTGCCGGCACTCGCGGAAGGCGAAGTGGCCCGTGAGCCGCTGGGTTTCAACTGGACCGGTTTCATCGCGCAGTTTGCGGCGGCCGCCAGCTACAACATCGCTTACGCGCCTTATGTGTCGGACTACTCGCGCTACCTGCCGAAAAATACCTCCAGCGGCAAGCTGATCGCCGTGGTGTTCCTCGGTGCCTCGTTGTCCGGTGCATGGATGATCTCCGTGGGTGGCTGGCTGGCCGATCACCTGCACTCCACTGACGTGCTGGTGGCCCTCGGGCAAGTTGGCAACACCGTGTCGCCGCTGGTGGGCACGGCGGTGGTGGTCGTCACCATCCTGGCGTTCCTGCCGGTGATCGCGATGAACATCTACAGCGCCAAGCTGACCACGCTGACCTGCGTCGACTCGATCAAGCACATCGAACCCACCCGCAGGGCGCGCATCCTGGCCATCGGCTTCGTGATCCTGCTGCAACTGGGCGTGGCCCTGAGTATCCAGAGTTCCGGCAAAGGCCTGTCGGTGCTGGGGATCTACCTGGTGGTGATGCTGTACTTTCTGGTGCCCTGGACCTCGGTCAACCTCACCGACTACTTCTTCGTGCGCAAGGGCCGCTACGCCATCCCGCACTTCTTCATGCCCCACGGCAACATCTATGGCAGCTGGGGACTGCGCGGTATCGCCGCCTATGCCATCGGCTTTATCTCGATGATCCCGTTCTTCTACATCTTCGACGGCGTTGAACAGCGCGAAGTGTATGTCGGCCCGCTCGCCAAGGCGCTGGGCAGCATCGACATCGCCTGGCTGGTCGGGCTGATCGTGTCAGGCCTGGCGTACTACTGGCTGAGCCGTTCGATCGACCTCAAGCAAGAAGAAGTGGTGATCCAACAGATCGAGAAAAACTCCCCGCAATACACCACCGGCGACACGCTGACCCACAAACAGCAGCCACTGCCGGTATTCACTGAATCGACGGTCGGGAGATGA
- a CDS encoding aldehyde dehydrogenase family protein: MDTIVKSYLQKFGVSEATQTFLSKVQKMFIGGAWVESSNGETSDVIEPSTEGLITRIPMGTTDDLDRAVQAARAQFDGGAWRQAKPAERERMMQRLADLIEQNAAELAEIESIDMGKSVAFAKDVDIQGTVDTLRYFAGWATKLHGRTVEPSLPGNYLAYTRKEAVGVVGAIVPWNFPLQTMAWKLGAALATGCTVVVKPAELTSLSALRFAELVQEAGIPDGVINIVTGRGSVVGAAMATHPGIDKLTFTGSTPVGQTVGRAALDDMKRLTLELGGKSPVIVCADADIPAAAQAVANGVFFNSGQVCDAGTRAYIHSSVYDEFLRELIAYTRTLKMAPGLDPDCFIGPLVSALQKQRVTEYIETGKAEGAELVYGGQPIDGPGFFVEPTIFANCRNDMRIVQEEIFGPVLVTAPFDDEEDALALANDSPYGLAAALYSNDLGKVHSLIPRLKAGSVYVNAHGTLDPSMPFGGYKQSGFGKDLGAEQLDYLLETKAVWITLPS, translated from the coding sequence ATGGACACGATCGTCAAAAGTTACCTGCAAAAATTCGGCGTCAGCGAAGCCACCCAGACCTTCCTCAGCAAGGTCCAGAAAATGTTCATCGGTGGCGCCTGGGTCGAATCCAGCAACGGTGAAACCTCCGATGTCATCGAACCCTCGACCGAAGGCCTGATCACCCGCATTCCCATGGGCACCACTGACGACCTGGACCGCGCCGTGCAAGCCGCACGCGCCCAGTTCGACGGCGGCGCCTGGCGCCAGGCCAAACCGGCCGAGCGCGAGCGCATGATGCAACGCCTGGCCGACCTGATCGAACAGAACGCTGCTGAACTGGCGGAAATCGAATCGATCGACATGGGCAAATCGGTTGCCTTCGCCAAGGACGTGGACATCCAGGGCACCGTGGATACCCTGCGTTATTTCGCCGGCTGGGCCACCAAGCTGCACGGCCGCACTGTCGAACCTTCGCTGCCGGGCAACTACCTGGCCTATACCCGCAAGGAAGCGGTGGGCGTGGTCGGCGCCATCGTGCCGTGGAACTTCCCGCTGCAGACTATGGCCTGGAAGCTCGGCGCGGCGCTGGCGACCGGTTGCACCGTGGTGGTCAAGCCCGCCGAACTGACTTCGCTGTCGGCCCTGCGTTTCGCCGAGCTGGTGCAGGAAGCGGGCATTCCCGACGGCGTGATCAACATCGTCACCGGGCGCGGTAGCGTGGTCGGCGCGGCCATGGCCACCCACCCGGGCATCGATAAACTGACCTTCACCGGCTCGACCCCGGTCGGCCAGACCGTCGGCCGCGCAGCGCTGGATGACATGAAGCGCCTGACCCTCGAGCTCGGTGGTAAATCACCGGTCATCGTCTGCGCCGATGCCGACATCCCGGCCGCTGCCCAAGCGGTCGCCAACGGCGTGTTTTTCAACTCCGGGCAGGTATGCGACGCCGGTACACGGGCCTATATTCATAGCAGCGTCTACGACGAATTCCTGCGTGAACTGATCGCCTACACACGCACCCTGAAAATGGCCCCGGGCCTGGACCCGGACTGCTTCATCGGCCCGCTGGTCTCGGCCCTGCAGAAGCAGCGCGTGACCGAGTACATCGAGACCGGCAAGGCCGAAGGCGCCGAACTGGTCTACGGCGGCCAACCGATCGATGGCCCTGGCTTCTTCGTCGAGCCGACCATCTTCGCCAACTGCCGCAACGACATGCGCATTGTCCAGGAAGAAATCTTCGGCCCGGTGCTGGTCACCGCACCCTTCGACGATGAAGAGGATGCACTGGCCCTGGCCAACGACTCGCCTTACGGGCTGGCCGCGGCACTGTATTCCAACGACCTGGGCAAGGTGCACAGCCTGATTCCGCGCTTGAAAGCAGGCTCGGTCTACGTCAACGCCCACGGCACCCTCGACCCGTCGATGCCGTTCGGTGGCTACAAGCAGTCCGGATTCGGCAAGGACCTGGGCGCCGAGCAGCTCGACTACCTGCTCGAAACCAAGGCCGTGTGGATCACGCTGCCAAGCTGA
- the speB gene encoding agmatinase — protein sequence MSNNGYESGRLNLPFVGHCTFGKSPVCTDWDALDADVAVLGVPNDMGTQWRSGARFGPRGIREASTLFSFGHAGAYDHEDDVMYLTASDVRMVDVGDADIVHTDMVTSNKNTEYAVRKILDAGVMPVVLGGDHSVHAPVIKAFEGRGPIHIIHFDAHLDFVDERHGVRYGHGNPLRRASEMNHIVGMTQMGIRNVSSSNRDDYEAAHEAGSKILSVRDVRRLGVEGVLALIPQNINYYITIDIDGFDPSIAPGTGTPSHGGFLYYEVLEIIQALAKRSKGNIVGMDLVEVAPVYDPTGMTSILAAQLLLNSIGFIFHERGKVRAAAESETASA from the coding sequence ATGTCGAACAATGGTTATGAATCCGGTCGCCTGAATCTGCCATTCGTGGGTCATTGCACCTTTGGCAAATCCCCGGTGTGCACCGACTGGGATGCACTGGATGCCGACGTCGCGGTGCTCGGCGTGCCCAACGACATGGGCACCCAGTGGCGCTCCGGCGCACGCTTCGGACCACGCGGGATTCGTGAAGCATCGACGCTGTTTTCCTTCGGCCACGCCGGCGCCTACGACCACGAAGATGACGTGATGTACCTCACCGCATCGGACGTGCGCATGGTCGACGTCGGTGATGCCGACATCGTCCACACCGACATGGTCACCAGTAACAAGAACACCGAATACGCCGTGCGCAAGATCCTCGACGCCGGCGTGATGCCGGTGGTGCTCGGCGGCGATCACTCGGTGCATGCGCCAGTGATCAAGGCCTTCGAAGGCCGCGGTCCGATCCACATCATTCACTTCGATGCACACCTGGATTTCGTCGACGAACGCCACGGCGTGCGCTACGGCCACGGCAACCCGCTGCGTCGTGCCTCGGAAATGAACCACATTGTCGGCATGACCCAGATGGGCATCCGCAACGTTTCGTCGTCCAACCGCGACGACTACGAAGCCGCACATGAAGCGGGCTCGAAGATTCTCTCGGTGCGCGACGTGCGTCGCCTCGGCGTCGAGGGTGTGCTGGCGCTGATCCCGCAGAACATCAACTACTACATCACCATCGACATCGACGGTTTCGACCCGTCCATCGCCCCCGGCACCGGCACCCCGAGCCACGGCGGCTTCCTCTACTACGAAGTGCTGGAAATCATCCAGGCCCTGGCCAAGCGCAGCAAAGGCAACATCGTCGGCATGGACCTGGTGGAAGTGGCGCCGGTGTACGACCCGACCGGCATGACCTCGATCCTCGCCGCGCAACTGTTGCTCAACAGCATCGGTTTCATCTTCCACGAGCGGGGCAAGGTGCGGGCGGCCGCCGAGAGCGAAACCGCATCAGCCTGA
- a CDS encoding LysR family transcriptional regulator — protein MIQLHDVDLKLLRVFATIVRCGGFSAAQAALNAGQSTISEQMTHLETRLGVKLCQRGRSGFRLTEQGVAIHEATQRLLSAVENFCMDADVLKQHISGKLNLGIIDTTITDPDSPIPRTTQRFVSRGHDVHLNVYVGTPAELEERVLDGRLHLAIGHFPIHVPGLLQSPLYQEALGLYCGRRHPLYGSHAEGEELLEEVAAGRIVVRGYMQQYDLEHLGVSKAAATVDNIEATAILIISGAYLGFLPEHFAAQWVKSGEMHQLAPGSLRLKSPFDVITRRGTAPPPILQAFLEDLAASARKTAKP, from the coding sequence ATGATCCAGCTGCACGATGTCGACCTGAAACTGCTCAGGGTGTTTGCCACGATTGTCCGCTGCGGGGGGTTCTCGGCCGCTCAGGCGGCGCTCAATGCCGGGCAGTCGACCATCAGCGAACAGATGACCCACCTGGAAACCCGTCTCGGGGTCAAACTCTGCCAGCGCGGGCGCAGCGGCTTTCGCCTGACCGAACAGGGCGTGGCGATTCACGAAGCCACCCAGCGCCTGCTGTCGGCGGTGGAAAACTTCTGCATGGACGCCGACGTGCTCAAGCAGCACATCAGCGGCAAGCTCAACCTGGGGATCATCGACACGACGATCACCGACCCCGATTCGCCGATCCCGCGCACCACCCAGCGCTTCGTTTCACGGGGCCATGACGTGCACCTGAACGTGTACGTCGGCACCCCGGCGGAACTCGAAGAACGGGTGCTCGACGGTCGCTTGCACCTGGCCATCGGACACTTCCCGATCCATGTGCCGGGCCTGCTGCAATCACCGCTGTATCAGGAAGCCCTGGGCTTGTATTGCGGGCGGCGTCACCCGTTGTACGGCAGCCACGCCGAAGGTGAGGAACTGCTCGAAGAAGTCGCTGCGGGGCGCATCGTCGTGCGTGGCTACATGCAGCAATACGACCTCGAACACTTGGGCGTGAGCAAGGCGGCGGCCACCGTGGACAACATCGAAGCCACGGCGATCCTGATCATTTCCGGCGCCTACCTGGGCTTCCTGCCTGAGCACTTCGCCGCCCAGTGGGTCAAGAGCGGCGAGATGCACCAGTTGGCCCCCGGGAGTCTGCGTCTGAAATCGCCTTTCGACGTGATCACCCGGCGCGGCACGGCACCGCCGCCGATCCTCCAGGCGTTCCTCGAGGACCTGGCCGCCAGCGCCCGTAAAACCGCCAAGCCGTGA
- a CDS encoding sigma-54-dependent transcriptional regulator, which produces MRIHVTFIDRVGITQEVLALLGGRSFNLDAVEMVPPNVYIDAPTLGAEVLEELREALFDVRGVQAVTMVDILPGQRRRLQLDALLAASSDPVLAVDDRGHVLLANPALIALCGREPAGESLTALFDDADLQRTLIAHHFRLPMHEVSLGGQTLLLDAMPITDAGALLTLYQPNRIGERLSALHHDHAEGFDALLGESPPIRALKARAQRVAALDAPLLIQGETGTGKELVARACHAISPRHDAPFLALNCAALPESLAESELFGYAPGAFTGAQRGGKLGLLELADQGTVFLDEVGEMSPYLQAKLLRFLSDGCFRRVGGDKEVRVNVRVLSATHRDLEKMVAEGRFREDLFYRLNVLNLQVPPLRERGHDILLMANHFMQQACAQIQRPPCRLAPSTFSALLGNRWPGNVRQLQNVIFRAAAICENPLVDIDDLDIARTAVERQNDGEVGSLEEAVGDFERNLLEQLYRSYPSSRLLAARLQTSHSAIAIRLRKYGIPNKT; this is translated from the coding sequence ATGCGCATCCACGTCACCTTCATCGACCGCGTCGGCATCACCCAGGAAGTGCTGGCCCTGCTCGGTGGACGCAGTTTCAACCTGGACGCGGTGGAGATGGTCCCGCCGAACGTTTACATCGACGCCCCGACCCTTGGCGCCGAGGTGCTGGAGGAGCTGCGCGAAGCGCTTTTCGACGTGCGCGGCGTGCAAGCGGTGACCATGGTCGACATCCTTCCGGGGCAACGCCGGCGCCTGCAACTGGACGCGTTGCTGGCCGCCAGTTCCGACCCGGTGCTGGCGGTGGATGACCGAGGTCATGTGCTGCTGGCCAACCCGGCACTGATCGCCCTGTGCGGTCGCGAACCGGCCGGTGAATCGCTGACCGCGCTGTTCGACGATGCCGATTTGCAACGCACCTTGATCGCTCACCATTTCCGCTTGCCGATGCACGAGGTCAGCCTCGGCGGCCAGACCTTGCTCCTCGACGCGATGCCGATCACCGACGCCGGCGCCCTGCTCACCCTGTATCAACCGAACCGCATTGGCGAACGCCTGTCGGCGTTGCATCACGACCATGCCGAAGGCTTCGATGCGCTGCTCGGCGAATCGCCGCCGATCCGCGCACTCAAGGCCCGTGCACAACGGGTGGCGGCCCTCGATGCGCCGTTGTTGATCCAGGGTGAAACCGGCACCGGCAAGGAGCTGGTGGCCCGCGCCTGCCATGCCATCAGCCCACGGCACGACGCACCGTTCCTGGCCCTGAACTGCGCGGCACTGCCGGAGAGCCTGGCCGAAAGCGAGCTGTTCGGCTACGCCCCCGGCGCCTTCACCGGCGCGCAACGGGGCGGCAAGCTCGGCCTGCTGGAGCTGGCGGATCAGGGCACGGTGTTTCTCGATGAAGTGGGGGAAATGTCGCCGTACCTGCAAGCCAAATTGCTGCGCTTCTTGAGCGATGGTTGCTTCCGTCGGGTCGGTGGCGACAAAGAGGTCCGGGTCAACGTGCGGGTACTCAGCGCGACCCACCGCGACCTGGAAAAAATGGTCGCCGAAGGACGTTTCCGTGAAGACCTGTTCTACCGCCTCAACGTGCTCAACCTGCAAGTGCCGCCACTGCGCGAGCGCGGCCACGACATCCTGCTGATGGCCAATCACTTCATGCAACAGGCCTGCGCGCAGATCCAGCGACCGCCGTGCCGTTTGGCCCCGAGCACCTTCAGCGCCCTGCTCGGCAACCGCTGGCCGGGCAACGTGCGGCAACTGCAGAACGTGATCTTTCGCGCGGCGGCGATTTGCGAAAACCCGCTGGTGGACATCGATGACCTGGACATCGCCCGCACGGCGGTGGAGCGGCAGAACGACGGCGAAGTCGGCAGCCTGGAAGAGGCTGTGGGCGACTTCGAGAGGAACCTGCTGGAACAGCTGTATCGCAGCTATCCGTCCAGTCGGTTGCTGGCGGCGCGGTTGCAGACGTCCCATAGCGCGATTGCGATTCGCCTGCGCAAGTACGGGATTCCCAACAAAACCTGA
- the gcvH gene encoding glycine cleavage system protein GcvH, with amino-acid sequence MSELRFTVDHEWLRLESNGLVTVGITAFAQQALGDVVFVQVPELGAFDAGAEVSVLESVKAASSIGMPLDGEVVEVNGTLESSPELVNEDPLGEGWFFRFKPVDIEALSDLLDQDAYERLTAEHADA; translated from the coding sequence ATGAGCGAATTGCGTTTCACCGTCGATCACGAATGGTTGCGCCTTGAGAGCAATGGCCTGGTCACCGTCGGCATCACGGCGTTTGCCCAGCAGGCGCTGGGGGATGTGGTGTTTGTTCAGGTGCCGGAACTGGGCGCCTTCGATGCAGGCGCTGAAGTGTCGGTGCTGGAATCAGTGAAAGCCGCCAGCAGTATCGGCATGCCGCTGGACGGTGAAGTGGTCGAGGTCAACGGGACGCTCGAGAGCAGCCCGGAACTGGTCAACGAAGACCCCTTGGGCGAAGGCTGGTTCTTTCGCTTCAAACCGGTCGACATCGAGGCGCTCAGCGATCTACTCGATCAAGACGCCTATGAACGCCTGACCGCAGAACACGCCGACGCTTGA
- the glyA gene encoding serine hydroxymethyltransferase produces the protein MFSKHDQIKGYDDELLAAMNAEDARQEHHIELIASENYTSQRVMEAQGSGLTNKYAEGYPGKRYYGGCEHVDVVEQLAIDRAQQLFGADYANVQPHSGSQANAAVYLALLQAGDTVLGMSLAHGGHLTHGAKVSFSGKLYNAVQYGIDTRTGLIDYDEVERLAVEHKPKMIIAGFSAYSKTLDFPRFRQIADKVGAYFFVDMAHVAGLVATGLYPNPLPYADVVTTTTHKTLRGPRGGLILAKANAELEKKLNAAVFPGGQGGPLMHVIAAKAVCFKEALEPGFKTYQAQVIRNAQAMAQVFIERGYDVVSGGTDNHLFLVSLIRQGLTGKDADAALGRAGITVNKNAVPNDPQSPFVTSGLRIGTPAITSRGFKEAQSIALAGWICDILDHLGDADIEANVARQAAALCADFPVYRD, from the coding sequence ATGTTCAGCAAGCACGACCAGATCAAAGGCTATGACGACGAACTGCTGGCGGCGATGAACGCCGAGGATGCGCGGCAGGAACACCATATCGAACTGATCGCCTCGGAAAACTACACCAGCCAACGGGTGATGGAAGCACAAGGCAGCGGCCTGACCAACAAGTACGCCGAAGGCTATCCGGGCAAGCGTTACTACGGCGGCTGCGAGCACGTCGACGTGGTCGAGCAACTGGCCATCGACCGCGCCCAACAGCTGTTCGGCGCCGACTACGCCAACGTCCAGCCGCACTCCGGCAGCCAGGCCAACGCGGCGGTTTATCTGGCCCTGCTGCAAGCCGGCGACACCGTGCTGGGCATGAGCCTGGCCCATGGCGGGCACCTGACCCACGGCGCCAAGGTGAGTTTTTCCGGCAAGCTCTACAACGCCGTGCAGTACGGCATCGACACCCGCACCGGCCTGATCGACTACGACGAAGTCGAACGCCTGGCGGTCGAGCACAAACCGAAGATGATCATCGCCGGCTTCTCGGCCTATTCGAAGACCCTGGATTTCCCGCGCTTCCGCCAGATCGCCGACAAGGTCGGTGCGTATTTCTTCGTCGACATGGCCCACGTCGCCGGGCTGGTGGCCACGGGTCTGTACCCCAATCCCCTGCCCTACGCCGATGTGGTCACCACCACCACGCACAAGACCCTGCGCGGCCCGCGTGGCGGTTTGATTCTGGCCAAGGCCAATGCGGAGCTGGAGAAGAAGCTCAACGCCGCGGTATTCCCCGGTGGTCAGGGCGGCCCGCTGATGCACGTGATCGCCGCCAAGGCCGTGTGCTTCAAGGAAGCGCTGGAGCCAGGCTTCAAGACCTATCAGGCGCAGGTGATCCGCAATGCCCAGGCCATGGCGCAGGTTTTTATCGAGCGCGGTTACGACGTGGTGTCCGGCGGTACCGACAACCATCTGTTCCTGGTCAGCCTGATCCGCCAGGGCCTGACCGGCAAGGATGCCGACGCTGCTCTCGGGCGTGCCGGCATCACCGTGAACAAGAACGCGGTACCCAATGACCCGCAGTCACCGTTCGTGACCTCGGGCTTGCGCATCGGCACGCCGGCGATCACCAGCCGTGGCTTCAAGGAAGCGCAAAGCATTGCCCTGGCCGGCTGGATTTGCGACATCCTCGATCACCTCGGCGATGCCGACATCGAGGCCAATGTCGCACGACAAGCGGCCGCCCTGTGCGCCGACTTCCCGGTCTACCGCGATTGA
- the lipA gene encoding lipoyl synthase: MNAIVDSAGKNPAKVEVGTKLRGADKVARIPVKIIPTDELPRKPDWIRVRMPISPEVDRIKQLLRKHKLHSVCEEASCPNLGECFSGGTATFMIMGDICTRRCPFCDVGHGRPKPLDTNEPLNLAVAIAELRLKYVVITSVDRDDLRDGGAQHFVDCLREIRKLSPGIQLETLVPDYRGRMDVALAITANEPPDVFNHNLETVPRLYKAARPGSDFEWSLDLLQKFKQAVPHVPTKSGLMLGLGETDEEVIEVMQRMREHDIDMLTLGQYLQPSRSHLPVQRFVHPDTFAWFAEEGTRMGFKNVASGPLVRSSYHADQQLHGGTDGFTP, encoded by the coding sequence ATGAATGCCATCGTCGATTCGGCCGGTAAAAACCCGGCCAAAGTGGAGGTCGGCACCAAACTGCGCGGCGCGGACAAGGTTGCGCGGATTCCGGTGAAGATCATTCCCACGGATGAACTCCCGCGCAAACCCGACTGGATTCGCGTGCGCATGCCGATCTCTCCCGAGGTCGACCGGATCAAGCAGCTCTTGCGCAAGCACAAGCTGCACAGCGTCTGTGAAGAAGCCTCGTGCCCGAACCTCGGTGAGTGTTTTTCCGGTGGCACCGCGACCTTCATGATCATGGGCGACATCTGCACTCGGCGCTGTCCGTTCTGCGATGTCGGCCATGGCCGGCCCAAGCCGCTGGACACCAACGAGCCGCTGAACCTGGCCGTGGCCATCGCCGAACTGCGCCTGAAGTACGTGGTGATCACCTCGGTGGACCGCGATGATTTGCGCGACGGTGGTGCCCAACACTTTGTCGATTGCCTGCGCGAGATTCGCAAACTGTCCCCCGGCATTCAACTGGAAACCCTGGTGCCGGATTATCGCGGACGCATGGACGTGGCCCTGGCGATCACCGCCAATGAGCCACCGGATGTGTTCAACCACAACCTGGAAACCGTACCGCGCCTGTACAAGGCCGCGCGGCCGGGGTCGGACTTCGAGTGGTCGCTGGACCTGCTGCAGAAATTCAAGCAAGCGGTGCCCCATGTGCCGACCAAATCCGGCCTGATGCTGGGCCTTGGCGAAACCGACGAGGAAGTCATCGAGGTCATGCAGCGCATGCGCGAGCACGACATCGACATGCTGACCCTCGGCCAATACCTGCAACCCTCGCGTAGCCACTTGCCGGTGCAGCGCTTCGTGCACCCGGACACCTTTGCCTGGTTCGCCGAAGAAGGCACGCGCATGGGCTTCAAGAACGTCGCGTCCGGGCCGCTGGTGCGTTCGTCGTATCACGCCGATCAACAACTTCATGGAGGTACGGACGGTTTCACGCCATGA
- a CDS encoding M15 family metallopeptidase — protein MSRLPCLLLLCLSLALPCMADESKPGHMVYVRNVDPGIEQDIRYASAHNFTGHPLDGYQAAECLLSEDAAKALARVQSSLKAEGYGLKVFDCYRPKRAVADMGRFATEPGDPLKTEFYPRVDKQDFWRLGYVARVSNHSRGNTVDLTLTGPDALPADTWTPSVKPVDCTAPYGERWHDGALDMGTGFDCFDERAHTDSTLINAKANAHRQRLTSAMAKEGFVGYSAEWWHFTYSGNPPKPDVMDFPITPLAP, from the coding sequence ATGTCGCGTTTACCCTGTCTGTTGTTGCTGTGCCTGAGCCTTGCCCTGCCGTGCATGGCCGACGAGTCTAAACCCGGGCACATGGTGTATGTGCGCAACGTCGACCCGGGCATCGAACAGGACATCCGCTACGCCAGCGCGCACAACTTCACCGGGCATCCGCTCGACGGCTACCAGGCGGCGGAGTGCCTGCTGTCGGAGGACGCTGCAAAGGCATTGGCCCGAGTGCAAAGCTCACTGAAAGCCGAAGGCTATGGCTTGAAGGTGTTCGACTGCTATCGACCCAAGCGTGCGGTGGCGGACATGGGCCGCTTCGCCACCGAACCTGGCGACCCGCTGAAGACCGAGTTCTATCCACGGGTCGACAAGCAGGACTTCTGGCGCCTGGGTTATGTGGCCCGGGTGTCCAATCATTCCCGGGGCAACACCGTCGACCTGACCCTGACCGGCCCCGACGCGCTGCCCGCCGACACTTGGACGCCTTCGGTCAAACCGGTGGATTGCACGGCACCTTATGGCGAGCGCTGGCACGACGGCGCCCTCGACATGGGCACCGGTTTCGATTGTTTTGATGAGCGGGCCCACACCGACTCGACGCTGATCAACGCCAAGGCCAACGCCCATCGCCAGCGCCTGACCAGTGCCATGGCCAAGGAAGGCTTTGTGGGGTATTCGGCCGAGTGGTGGCACTTCACGTACAGCGGGAATCCGCCGAAGCCGGACGTCATGGATTTCCCCATCACGCCGTTGGCGCCATGA